A section of the Acropora muricata isolate sample 2 chromosome 4, ASM3666990v1, whole genome shotgun sequence genome encodes:
- the LOC136915707 gene encoding alpha-1A adrenergic receptor-like yields METNISSNVSVVHSESSFHTGFINIAGASAVGVLILLTITGNGIVCASFYTFRDLRTICNYFIISLAISDISVAILGMPFWLILQLTDLSNPKIVTGNLNLFWQCMDIFFGTASIMNLAAVSADRHVAITAPYTYPYIMTSSKALLVVSFAWVYAIIVSSLRLLDWSGGYQYFVFVASFFLPLFFMMAMYSRIYIVARGQARRIGRNTSFTIEVKAAKTIAVVIGAFIVCWAPFFVFGIAIIHTHDTSIFIYKCIKWLEYLNSCLNPVLYTCLNKSYRRSFRRLFRKWSGKLKRSRDESVSAIGTLSRRLTLPRGSIFASQGATFSRSSRKESNTCNGENGRKLNRMGSRKSMKVNENGNDPLSPTFI; encoded by the coding sequence ATGGAGACTAACATCTCTAGCAACGTCAGTGTCGTTCATTCTGAATCCTCGTTTCACACGGGTTTCATAAATATTGCTGGAGCTTCCGCAGTGGGTGTCTTGATTCTGTTGACTATAACTGGTAATGGGATCGTTTGTGCAAGTTTTTACACTTTTAGGGATCTCAGAACAATTTGCAACTACTTTATCATCAGTCTTGCCATTTCCGACATATCAGTGGCAATTCTAGGAATGCCTTTCTGGTTGATACTGCAACTAACAGATTTATCAAACCCTAAGATTGTAACTGGAAATCTGAATCTATTCTGGCAGTGTATGGATATCTTCTTTGGTACAGCATCCATTATGAACTTAGCGGCAGTTAGTGCTGACAGACACGTCGCAATAACTGCACCCTACACCTACCCGTATATAATGACATCATCCAAAGCATTATTGGTTGTGAGCTTTGCTTGGGTTTATGCCATCATCGTGTCAAGTTTGCGTCTGTTGGATTGGTCAGGTGGTTATCAATATTTCGTCTTTGTAGCAAGCTTTTTCCTGCCATTATTCTTTATGATGGCAATGTACAGTAGGATATATATCGTAGCCCGAGGTCAGGCGCGGCGAATTGGTCGCAACACGAGTTTTACCATTGAAGTGAAAGCTGCAAAGACAATAGCGGTGGTAATTGGCGCATTTATTGTTTGCTGGgctcctttttttgttttcgggATTGCTATCATACACACTCATGACACAAGTATATTCATTTACAAATGCATTAAATGGTTAGAATATCTAAACAGTTGTTTAAATCCTGTTCTATACACTTGTTTAAACAAAAGCTATCGTAGGTCTTTCCGGAGACTTTTCAGGAAATGGAGCGGCAAGTTGAAACGTTCTCGTGACGAGTCTGTTTCTGCTATTGGAACATTATCCAGACGTCTCACTCTACCAAGGGGATCCATTTTTGCCTCCCAAGGAGCCACGTTTTCTAGGTCATCTAGAAAGGAAAGCAATACATGTAATGGAGAAAATGGAAGGAAATTGAATAGAATGGGGAGCAGAAAAAGCATGAAAGTTAATGAAAATGGTAATGACCCTCTATCACCAACATTTATTTGA